Proteins co-encoded in one Kribbella qitaiheensis genomic window:
- a CDS encoding GNAT family N-acetyltransferase, translating to MDPQVVFETDRLVVRDWADSDGDRVFDIYRRWEVSRWLGADPRVMADRDAAERVIDRWNERNQDTVYGIWAVEEKASGTVAGTVLLVPLPEPTDASGKGEVEVGWHFHPDAWGRGLATESARGAITHGFRSGIGEIYAVVRPDNAASLAVCGRLGMRALGRTSRWYGSELESFVT from the coding sequence ATGGATCCGCAGGTGGTTTTCGAGACCGATCGGCTGGTCGTCCGCGACTGGGCCGACAGTGATGGCGACCGGGTGTTCGACATCTATCGGCGCTGGGAGGTGTCCCGCTGGCTCGGGGCCGACCCGCGGGTGATGGCCGACCGGGATGCGGCCGAGCGTGTGATCGACCGCTGGAACGAGCGCAACCAGGACACGGTGTACGGGATCTGGGCGGTCGAGGAGAAGGCGTCGGGCACCGTGGCGGGGACCGTGCTGCTGGTTCCGCTGCCTGAGCCGACCGACGCTTCGGGCAAGGGTGAGGTCGAAGTGGGGTGGCATTTCCATCCGGACGCTTGGGGGCGCGGGCTGGCGACCGAGTCTGCGCGTGGGGCGATCACGCATGGCTTCAGGTCGGGGATCGGTGAGATCTATGCGGTCGTCCGGCCCGACAACGCGGCGTCACTGGCCGTGTGCGGACGGTTGGGGATGCGCGCACTCGGCCGGACGAGCCGCTGGTACGGGTCCGAACTGGAGTCCTTCGTCACCTGA
- a CDS encoding polysaccharide deacetylase family protein: protein MSKKLAAIVATGAAAALVVGSLIALALGHQNQPEPTSASSVSTSVTPTTTPTNEPSDEPTQTPGKTPSNNAGSPAADPTAAAAAGNKKVLFFSFDDGPDPVWTPKILAVLQKYGARATFFQLGSMQNAHPGLREQILAAGNAIGSHSISHPQLTAITAAKRHHEIFDGPRSKCFRPPYGASNPKVRADIKAAGMTQVLWDVDPRDWARPGTNAIAGNIMHHATRRNIILMHDGGGDRSQTVAALDKVLQTLKAQGYSFAAMDC, encoded by the coding sequence ATGTCCAAAAAGCTTGCTGCCATCGTCGCCACCGGCGCAGCGGCCGCCTTGGTGGTCGGTTCACTGATCGCCTTGGCACTCGGACATCAGAACCAGCCGGAGCCGACGTCCGCGTCCAGTGTCAGTACGAGTGTGACGCCGACCACTACCCCGACGAACGAGCCGAGCGACGAGCCGACCCAGACGCCCGGCAAGACGCCGAGCAACAACGCGGGCAGCCCGGCCGCGGACCCGACGGCCGCCGCCGCGGCCGGCAACAAGAAGGTGCTCTTCTTCAGCTTCGACGACGGCCCGGACCCGGTCTGGACGCCGAAGATCCTTGCGGTACTGCAGAAGTACGGCGCGCGCGCGACCTTCTTCCAGCTCGGCAGCATGCAGAACGCGCACCCCGGTCTGCGTGAGCAAATCCTTGCCGCAGGCAACGCAATTGGCAGCCACTCGATCTCGCACCCGCAGCTGACCGCGATCACCGCCGCCAAGCGGCACCACGAGATCTTCGACGGTCCGCGGTCCAAGTGCTTCCGGCCGCCGTACGGCGCGTCGAACCCGAAGGTGCGGGCGGACATCAAGGCCGCCGGGATGACCCAGGTGCTCTGGGACGTCGACCCGCGGGACTGGGCCCGGCCGGGCACCAACGCGATCGCCGGCAACATCATGCATCACGCCACCCGGCGCAACATCATCTTGATGCACGACGGCGGTGGCGACCGCAGCCAGACCGTCGCCGCGCTCGACAAGGTACTGCAGACGCTGAAGGCTCAGGGGTACTCGTTCGCCGCCATGGACTGCTGA
- a CDS encoding DNA recombination protein RmuC: MTGTTLLMVLLFLVVGLLLGAVFGVLWSRGRDGAELARITAERNAAEDRVVELTQERHSVGQQMSGQAVVKESLDRLHAQLNQLEKGRAAWQSELHQQVNEVRMSGEALRRETASLSTALRKPQVRGRWGELHLKRTVELAGMVAHCDFTEQTSTVTDDGLLRPDMVVRLAEGKNLVVDSKVPLAAFLEAAESEDADFREERLRAHARHLRTHVDQLSAKAYWSRLPSTPEFVILFVPGESFLSAALDVEPSLLEYAAERRVILATPTTLIATLRAAAYAWNQSALTESAQQVFELGRELYERLSTMGDHLGRVGRSLTSAVDAYNRTVGSFESRVFTTARKLRDLHVTEAELEAMEAIEASVRPLTAPELLALEEAEAEDQTRRWVQGPLIDRTPRSSPALPHNTARTDGDSTLPGFDSQTG, encoded by the coding sequence ATGACCGGTACGACGCTGTTGATGGTGCTGCTGTTCCTCGTGGTGGGCCTCCTGCTCGGCGCGGTGTTCGGCGTGCTCTGGTCCCGCGGTCGCGACGGCGCCGAGTTGGCCCGGATCACCGCCGAGCGCAACGCGGCCGAGGACCGGGTGGTCGAGCTGACCCAGGAGCGGCATTCGGTCGGTCAGCAGATGTCCGGCCAGGCCGTGGTGAAGGAGTCCCTGGACCGCCTGCACGCCCAGCTGAACCAGTTGGAGAAGGGCCGGGCGGCCTGGCAGAGCGAGCTCCACCAGCAAGTGAATGAAGTACGGATGAGCGGTGAGGCACTGCGCCGCGAGACCGCATCCCTTTCGACCGCCTTGCGAAAACCGCAGGTGCGCGGCCGGTGGGGTGAGTTGCACCTGAAGCGGACGGTCGAGTTGGCCGGCATGGTCGCGCACTGCGACTTCACCGAGCAGACCTCGACGGTGACCGACGACGGCCTGCTGCGCCCGGACATGGTCGTCAGGCTTGCCGAGGGCAAGAATCTGGTCGTCGACTCCAAGGTTCCACTGGCCGCCTTCCTGGAGGCCGCGGAGTCCGAGGACGCGGACTTCCGCGAGGAGCGCCTGCGGGCCCACGCCCGGCACCTGCGCACCCACGTCGACCAACTCTCCGCCAAGGCGTACTGGTCCAGACTCCCGTCGACGCCCGAGTTCGTCATCCTCTTCGTGCCCGGTGAGTCCTTCCTATCCGCCGCGCTGGACGTCGAGCCGTCCCTGCTCGAGTACGCCGCCGAGCGCCGGGTGATCCTGGCGACGCCGACGACGCTCATCGCGACGCTGCGAGCGGCCGCCTACGCCTGGAACCAGTCGGCGCTCACCGAGTCGGCCCAGCAGGTCTTCGAGCTCGGCCGGGAGTTGTACGAGCGGCTCAGCACGATGGGCGACCACCTCGGCCGGGTCGGTCGGTCGCTGACCTCGGCCGTCGACGCGTACAACCGCACGGTCGGCTCGTTCGAGAGTCGCGTCTTCACCACCGCCCGCAAGCTTCGCGACCTGCACGTCACCGAGGCGGAACTGGAGGCGATGGAGGCGATCGAGGCGTCGGTCCGCCCACTCACCGCCCCGGAGTTGCTCGCCCTGGAAGAAGCCGAGGCGGAGGACCAGACCCGCCGCTGGGTCCAAGGCCCACTGATCGACCGTACGCCGCGCAGCAGCCCTGCCCTTCCCCACAACACAGCCCGCACCGATGGGGATTCCACCCTCCCGGGCTTCGATTCCCAGACCGGCTGA
- a CDS encoding glycoside hydrolase family 64 protein yields MRINRKLMAVLAAAATVAAGIVATVAGPASAVPATIPLKITNSSGRGDAVYIYNLGTNLTTGQQGWADAAGNFHAWPAGGNPPTPAPDASIAGPGNGGSITIQMPKFSGRVYFSYGQKLVFKLTTGGLVQPAVQNPSDPNRNILFSWTEYTLNDSGLWINSTQVDMFSVPYAVGVKQGNGNTLTTGHLKPGGYNAFFNALRGQSGGWANLIQTAPNGSVLRALAPTYGVETGALPSNVMDDYVNRVWSKYSSQTLTVTPFGDQPNIKYFGRVSGNVMNFTNTSGQIVTSFQKPNSASIFGCAGLLDAPNDLVRGPISRTLCAGYNRSTLLSNPNQPDANDSGFYLDNVTNHYSRKIHAQMVDTKAYGFAFDDVGNHEALVHDGNPQQAFITLDPFN; encoded by the coding sequence GTGCGTATCAATCGCAAACTGATGGCAGTCCTGGCCGCCGCGGCAACTGTCGCCGCCGGGATCGTCGCCACCGTCGCCGGACCGGCCTCGGCCGTGCCTGCAACCATTCCGCTCAAGATCACCAACAGCTCCGGCCGTGGTGACGCTGTCTACATCTACAACCTGGGCACCAACCTGACGACCGGCCAGCAGGGCTGGGCCGATGCGGCCGGCAACTTCCACGCCTGGCCGGCCGGTGGCAACCCGCCGACGCCGGCACCGGACGCGTCGATCGCCGGACCGGGTAACGGCGGGTCGATCACCATCCAGATGCCGAAGTTCTCCGGCCGGGTCTACTTCTCGTACGGCCAGAAACTGGTCTTCAAGCTGACCACCGGCGGCCTCGTGCAGCCTGCGGTCCAGAACCCGAGCGACCCGAACCGGAACATCCTGTTCAGCTGGACCGAGTACACGCTGAACGACTCCGGCCTGTGGATCAACAGCACCCAGGTGGACATGTTCTCGGTGCCGTACGCCGTCGGTGTGAAGCAAGGCAACGGCAACACGCTGACCACCGGTCACCTGAAGCCAGGCGGCTACAACGCCTTCTTCAACGCTCTCCGCGGTCAATCCGGCGGCTGGGCCAACCTGATCCAGACAGCACCCAACGGCTCCGTACTCCGCGCGCTCGCACCGACGTACGGCGTCGAGACCGGCGCGCTGCCCTCGAACGTGATGGACGACTACGTCAACCGGGTCTGGTCGAAGTACAGCTCGCAGACGCTCACGGTCACCCCGTTCGGCGACCAGCCGAACATCAAGTACTTCGGCCGGGTCTCGGGCAACGTCATGAACTTCACCAACACCTCCGGTCAGATCGTCACCTCGTTCCAGAAGCCCAACTCGGCCAGCATCTTCGGCTGCGCGGGCCTGCTCGACGCACCGAACGACCTCGTCCGCGGCCCGATCTCGCGCACCCTCTGCGCCGGCTACAACCGGTCCACGCTGCTCAGCAACCCGAACCAGCCCGACGCGAACGACTCGGGTTTCTACCTGGACAACGTCACCAACCACTACTCCCGCAAGATCCACGCCCAGATGGTCGACACCAAGGCGTACGGATTCGCCTTCGACGACGTCGGCAACCACGAGGCCCTCGTCCACGACGGCAACCCGCAGCAGGCCTTCATCACCCTCGACCCCTTCAACTGA
- a CDS encoding SRPBCC domain-containing protein — protein MTTVLVQLPPGRAFELFTAGMSAWWPLATHSVGKRTATAVRMEGAVGGRIVEYGVQGPIGYWGTVSDWDPPLSVSFTWHPGSDPKRAGRVTVRFTPVGTGTEVELTHTTWDGWDHVLDFYARQSR, from the coding sequence GTGACGACGGTGTTGGTCCAGCTGCCACCTGGGCGGGCGTTCGAGCTGTTCACGGCCGGGATGTCGGCCTGGTGGCCGCTCGCGACCCATTCGGTCGGCAAGCGCACGGCGACCGCCGTACGGATGGAAGGGGCGGTCGGCGGTCGCATCGTCGAGTACGGCGTACAGGGTCCGATCGGCTACTGGGGCACGGTCTCCGACTGGGATCCGCCGCTGTCGGTGAGCTTCACCTGGCACCCGGGCAGCGATCCGAAGCGAGCCGGCCGGGTCACGGTCAGATTCACGCCGGTCGGGACCGGCACCGAGGTCGAGCTGACCCACACAACCTGGGACGGCTGGGATCACGTGCTCGACTTCTACGCGAGGCAGAGCCGATAG
- a CDS encoding aromatic ring-hydroxylating oxygenase subunit alpha — MANAPVDPAALAATLRPHGEAVMLPQAAYTDPAVLAWEQRNFFAAHWTCLGRVDELAAGTTHRATLVGDVQVLLTFGDRPRAFANTCRHRGHELLQQGESADRKAVVCPYHGWSYELDGAVKAAPRMGEAFDTTPYDLVELPSEVWQGWYFVNALGTAPRFVEHLGGITDLVAPYQPERLTLKARHSYEVAANWKMIVENYHECYHCPLIHPELCKVSPPTSGDNWNLPGAWVGGLMELRPGVETMSLDGRSLGVPLPGVDPGTVSYLGLFPNLLISLHPDYVMTHRMEPRTPGLTAIECSWYFPAEVTDPSYAVEFWDITNREDWAACESVQRGASSPHFRPGPLAPAEDAVYQWVTMIARGYLGKGLSQ; from the coding sequence ATGGCCAACGCACCGGTCGATCCAGCCGCGCTAGCGGCAACCCTCCGCCCGCACGGCGAGGCCGTCATGCTGCCGCAGGCGGCCTATACCGACCCGGCCGTGCTCGCCTGGGAGCAACGGAACTTCTTCGCCGCGCACTGGACCTGCCTCGGTCGCGTCGACGAACTGGCAGCCGGTACTACGCATCGCGCGACCCTCGTCGGCGATGTGCAGGTGCTCCTGACGTTCGGCGACCGCCCCCGCGCGTTCGCGAACACCTGCCGCCATCGCGGCCACGAACTCCTCCAGCAGGGCGAATCCGCTGACCGCAAGGCGGTGGTCTGTCCGTACCACGGCTGGTCGTACGAGCTGGATGGTGCGGTGAAGGCGGCGCCCCGGATGGGCGAGGCCTTCGACACCACGCCGTACGACCTGGTCGAGCTCCCGAGCGAGGTGTGGCAGGGCTGGTACTTCGTCAACGCGCTCGGTACAGCGCCGCGGTTCGTGGAGCATCTCGGCGGGATCACCGACCTCGTCGCGCCGTACCAGCCGGAGCGGCTGACCTTGAAGGCGCGGCACAGCTACGAGGTGGCAGCCAACTGGAAAATGATCGTGGAGAACTACCACGAGTGCTACCACTGCCCGCTGATCCACCCCGAGCTGTGCAAGGTCTCGCCGCCGACCTCGGGCGACAACTGGAACCTGCCGGGCGCCTGGGTCGGCGGGCTGATGGAGCTACGTCCGGGAGTCGAGACGATGTCGCTCGACGGGCGATCACTCGGCGTTCCGTTACCCGGCGTCGATCCGGGGACGGTCAGCTATCTGGGGCTGTTCCCGAACCTGCTGATCTCGCTGCACCCCGACTACGTGATGACGCACCGGATGGAGCCGCGGACGCCGGGCCTGACCGCGATCGAGTGCTCGTGGTACTTCCCGGCGGAGGTGACCGACCCGTCGTACGCGGTCGAGTTCTGGGACATCACCAACCGGGAGGACTGGGCCGCCTGCGAGTCGGTCCAGCGCGGTGCCAGCTCGCCACACTTCCGGCCCGGTCCGCTGGCCCCCGCGGAGGACGCCGTCTACCAGTGGGTCACGATGATTGCTCGCGGCTACCTCGGGAAAGGCCTGTCGCAGTAA
- a CDS encoding 4-hydroxy-3-methylbut-2-enyl diphosphate reductase has protein sequence MGGVTAQPETTGTPTALKTKRVLLAAPRGYCAGVDRAVVAVEKALDLYGPPVYVRKEIVHNKHVVQTLQARGAIFVDETDEVPEGETVIFSAHGVSPVVHQEAAARQLKTIDATCPLVTKVHHEAKRFAAVDFDILLIGHDGHEEVIGTSGEAPEHTHLVDGPGDVANIEVRDPEKVVWLSQTTLSVDETMETVRRLREKFPKLQDPPSDDICYATQNRQVAVKKLAPEVELMIVVGSRNSSNSVRLVEVAVEHGAKAGYLVDYAAEIDEAWLEGVDSVGLTSGASVPEILVRDVLSWLAERGYAEVQEVTTAEESLVFSLPRELRADLKQAGMATTGTSDHA, from the coding sequence ATGGGCGGTGTGACTGCCCAGCCTGAGACCACTGGTACGCCGACCGCGCTGAAGACGAAGCGGGTGTTGCTCGCGGCGCCGCGGGGATATTGCGCCGGCGTGGACCGGGCCGTGGTGGCGGTCGAGAAGGCGCTCGATCTGTACGGGCCGCCGGTGTACGTGCGCAAGGAGATCGTGCACAACAAGCACGTCGTACAGACCCTGCAGGCGCGTGGCGCGATCTTCGTGGACGAGACCGACGAGGTGCCCGAGGGGGAGACGGTGATCTTCTCCGCCCACGGCGTCTCCCCGGTGGTCCACCAGGAGGCGGCGGCACGGCAGCTCAAGACGATCGACGCCACCTGCCCGCTGGTCACCAAGGTGCACCACGAGGCGAAGCGGTTCGCCGCTGTCGACTTCGACATCCTGCTGATCGGCCACGACGGTCACGAAGAGGTCATCGGGACCAGCGGCGAGGCGCCGGAGCACACCCACCTGGTCGACGGACCGGGCGACGTGGCGAACATCGAGGTCCGCGACCCGGAGAAGGTGGTCTGGCTGTCCCAGACCACGCTGTCGGTCGACGAGACGATGGAGACCGTACGCCGGTTGCGCGAGAAGTTCCCGAAGCTGCAGGACCCGCCGAGCGACGACATCTGCTACGCCACCCAGAACCGGCAGGTCGCGGTGAAGAAGCTCGCGCCCGAGGTCGAGTTGATGATCGTGGTCGGGTCGCGCAACTCCTCGAACTCGGTCCGGCTGGTCGAGGTCGCTGTCGAGCACGGCGCCAAGGCGGGCTACCTGGTCGACTACGCGGCGGAGATCGACGAGGCGTGGCTGGAGGGAGTCGACTCGGTCGGTCTCACCAGCGGCGCGAGCGTGCCGGAGATCCTGGTCCGCGACGTACTCAGTTGGCTGGCCGAGCGTGGGTACGCCGAGGTCCAGGAGGTCACCACCGCGGAGGAGAGCCTGGTCTTCTCCCTCCCCCGCGAACTCCGCGCCGACCTCAAGCAGGCAGGCATGGCCACGACGGGCACGTCGGACCACGCCTAG
- the xseA gene encoding exodeoxyribonuclease VII large subunit, translated as MALETSPDAPAAVRTIANGIASWINQLGAVWVEGQLTDVSIGRGTTTVFGTLRDTDADISLRFTCNRRVFEAVDPPVTDGSRVVVNAKPNFFARRGTLALAVSEIRHVGIGELLARIERLKQLLAAEGLFAAHRKKRLPFLPHTIGLICGRDSAAERDVLENAKRRWPAVAFRVEYASVQGPAAACEVMTALRRLDADESVEVIVIARGGGSLEDLLPFSDEGLIRAVSQARTPVVSAIGHEPDSPLLDLVADLRASTPTDAAKRIVPDVREELDGVRLLRERGLRAITGWLDRETHALAAIRSRPSLAAPTTDLQRRSDEIAALVDRSRRTLTHRLDRAGDDLAHRLASVRALSPKATLERGYSVLQLADGTAVREVGQVSSGDVLNARVSDGRFDVEVQ; from the coding sequence GTGGCTTTGGAGACTTCACCGGATGCGCCTGCGGCCGTTCGCACGATTGCGAACGGCATTGCCAGCTGGATCAACCAGCTCGGCGCGGTCTGGGTCGAGGGGCAACTGACGGACGTCTCGATCGGCCGCGGCACGACGACCGTGTTCGGCACCCTGCGCGACACCGACGCCGACATCTCGCTGCGCTTCACCTGCAACCGTCGCGTCTTCGAGGCGGTCGACCCGCCCGTCACCGACGGCTCGCGCGTGGTGGTGAACGCCAAACCGAACTTCTTCGCTCGCCGCGGCACGCTTGCCCTCGCGGTCAGCGAGATCCGCCACGTCGGCATCGGCGAACTGCTCGCCCGGATCGAGCGCCTGAAGCAACTACTCGCCGCCGAAGGGCTCTTCGCCGCGCACCGAAAGAAACGGTTGCCGTTCCTGCCGCACACGATCGGCCTGATCTGCGGTCGCGATTCAGCCGCCGAGCGCGACGTCCTGGAGAACGCGAAGCGTCGCTGGCCCGCAGTCGCCTTCCGGGTCGAGTACGCCTCGGTCCAGGGCCCGGCCGCGGCCTGCGAGGTGATGACCGCGCTGCGCCGCCTGGACGCGGACGAATCCGTCGAGGTGATCGTGATCGCGCGCGGTGGGGGCTCGCTCGAAGACCTGCTGCCGTTCTCCGACGAGGGCCTGATCCGTGCGGTCTCCCAAGCCCGTACGCCGGTGGTCAGCGCGATCGGGCACGAGCCGGATTCGCCGCTGCTCGACCTGGTCGCCGATCTCCGCGCGTCCACTCCGACCGACGCGGCGAAGCGGATCGTCCCCGACGTACGCGAGGAGCTCGACGGCGTACGGCTGCTCCGGGAGCGTGGGCTGCGCGCGATCACCGGTTGGCTCGACCGCGAAACCCACGCGCTCGCCGCGATCCGGAGCCGGCCGTCACTGGCCGCTCCGACGACCGATCTGCAACGCCGTTCGGATGAGATCGCCGCGTTGGTCGATCGCAGCCGGCGGACCCTGACGCATCGGCTCGACCGGGCCGGCGACGACCTGGCGCATCGGCTGGCGAGCGTGCGGGCTCTGTCTCCCAAGGCGACTCTTGAGCGCGGATATTCGGTGCTTCAGCTCGCCGATGGGACCGCAGTACGCGAGGTCGGGCAGGTGTCGAGCGGCGACGTGCTGAACGCGCGGGTCAGCGACGGCCGGTTCGACGTGGAGGTGCAGTGA
- a CDS encoding exodeoxyribonuclease VII small subunit: MARNSKPQGEQVTADRPEISYEQAREELVEVVRKLEAGGTTLEESLALWERGEELAATCQQWLDGARKRLAEAQAAHTDKEPS, encoded by the coding sequence ATGGCAAGAAACAGCAAGCCCCAAGGAGAGCAAGTGACCGCCGATCGACCCGAGATTTCCTACGAGCAGGCCCGCGAGGAGCTCGTCGAGGTGGTCCGCAAACTCGAAGCCGGCGGTACCACCCTGGAGGAGTCGCTCGCCCTCTGGGAGCGCGGCGAAGAACTGGCCGCCACCTGCCAGCAATGGCTCGACGGCGCCCGCAAACGCCTCGCCGAAGCCCAAGCCGCCCACACAGACAAGGAGCCCAGCTGA
- a CDS encoding GNAT family N-acetyltransferase: protein MFVHPDSWGTNAARLLTDAAIGDLRDRGCAEVWLWVLEANGRARAFYQRYGFAETPARTASSLDDLPELAWPSTCGPGTGSPGHRVTGSPGHRVTENGSSAG, encoded by the coding sequence CTGTTCGTCCACCCGGATTCCTGGGGCACCAACGCAGCCCGCTTGCTGACCGACGCGGCGATCGGAGATCTCCGCGACAGAGGTTGCGCCGAGGTCTGGCTCTGGGTTCTCGAGGCCAACGGACGGGCCCGCGCCTTCTACCAGCGCTACGGCTTCGCCGAAACACCGGCGCGCACCGCCTCCAGCCTCGACGACCTGCCCGAGTTGGCCTGGCCCTCGACTTGCGGGCCTGGTACCGGGTCACCGGGTCACCGGGTCACCGGGTCACCGGGTCACCGGGTCACCGAAAATGGTTCGTCAGCCGGATAG
- a CDS encoding DMT family transporter: protein MHHRVAPSSARGLLYVALAGTAWGTGGPTGALLFQDSGLNSTAISFWRLLGGAVWLAAACRLLRRGPIVHQFAAAPMRYLLSGLGLAVCQLGYFAAIPRVGVAVATVISLGVGPLFIALGARERITGTLLLAVLGLALLISGGGGTGGASIAGVAFSLLSGAGYAVTTLLNRDQQDPVTSALLGFTTGALILLPLAMTEGITPALGSWPLLAYFGLVPTALAYALFYTGLRAIRASTAAVIALIEPLLATLIGVLAFHEHLTLLSIIGAVILLGAVLLQVRRE, encoded by the coding sequence ATGCATCACCGTGTCGCGCCGTCGTCGGCGCGCGGTCTCCTGTACGTGGCCCTGGCCGGAACCGCGTGGGGCACTGGCGGCCCCACCGGCGCCCTGCTCTTCCAGGACAGTGGCCTGAACTCGACAGCGATCTCCTTCTGGCGCCTGCTCGGTGGTGCCGTTTGGCTGGCTGCGGCTTGCCGCTTGCTCCGGCGAGGCCCGATCGTCCACCAATTCGCCGCCGCCCCGATGCGCTACCTCCTGAGCGGTTTGGGCCTGGCCGTCTGCCAACTCGGGTACTTCGCCGCGATCCCCCGGGTCGGCGTCGCTGTCGCGACCGTCATCTCGCTCGGCGTCGGCCCGCTGTTCATTGCTCTGGGTGCTCGCGAGCGCATCACCGGCACGTTGCTGCTAGCGGTACTCGGGCTGGCACTTCTCATCTCCGGCGGCGGCGGCACGGGCGGTGCATCGATCGCGGGCGTCGCCTTCTCGCTCCTCTCAGGGGCCGGCTACGCGGTCACCACCCTGCTCAATCGCGACCAGCAGGACCCCGTCACCAGCGCACTGCTCGGCTTCACCACCGGCGCACTCATCCTGTTGCCGTTGGCAATGACAGAAGGAATCACCCCGGCACTGGGCAGCTGGCCTTTGCTCGCGTACTTCGGTCTCGTACCGACCGCGCTTGCTTACGCGTTGTTCTACACCGGACTCAGGGCGATCCGCGCGTCCACCGCCGCCGTCATCGCCCTGATCGAGCCACTCCTGGCCACCCTTATCGGCGTACTCGCGTTCCACGAGCACCTGACGCTTCTCAGCATCATCGGTGCGGTGATACTCCTCGGTGCGGTGCTCCTCCAGGTCCGCCGCGAGTAA
- a CDS encoding FAD-dependent monooxygenase, which produces MVELRVRIRGEEVAHHLRRQRIALAVDNLCQLVSLRLDFSDLPTHYPFTLGIVQAAIERELDRYVTELGAPVRWESPVFGLHQDATGVVVETGGPGGGDRIRCAYLVGCDGGRSAVRKLAGIGFAGTDATMTGLLADVELGDPP; this is translated from the coding sequence GTGGTCGAACTCCGCGTCCGGATCCGCGGCGAAGAGGTCGCCCACCATCTGCGCCGACAGCGGATAGCGCTCGCCGTCGACAACCTGTGTCAGCTGGTCAGCCTCCGCCTGGACTTCAGCGACCTCCCGACCCACTACCCCTTCACGCTGGGCATCGTCCAGGCCGCGATCGAACGCGAGCTCGACAGATACGTCACCGAGCTCGGAGCGCCGGTGCGCTGGGAGTCGCCGGTGTTCGGACTCCACCAGGACGCCACCGGCGTCGTGGTGGAGACCGGCGGCCCGGGGGGCGGCGACCGGATCCGGTGCGCGTACCTGGTGGGTTGCGACGGCGGCCGGAGCGCCGTACGCAAGCTGGCCGGGATCGGTTTCGCCGGCACCGACGCGACCATGACGGGTCTGCTGGCCGACGTCGAGCTCGGCGATCCGCCGTAG
- a CDS encoding O-methyltransferase, with protein sequence MDDTPNSLPATLPALRAKARDAGFIMSSEDRTGSLLAALAATRPAGRILELGTGVGEGSAWLLSGMDHASCLTTVELDPTVQGIAQEQLGADPRVTFVSADGGTWLEDFDGAPFDLIFADTWPGKFTHLDRALELVAPGGTYLIDDLFPQPGWPEGHEASVERLLAELDEREDFRCVRLAWASGLLMAVRAA encoded by the coding sequence ATGGACGATACGCCGAACAGCCTCCCGGCCACCCTGCCCGCGTTACGCGCCAAGGCGCGCGACGCGGGCTTCATCATGTCCAGCGAGGACCGCACAGGAAGTCTCCTGGCAGCACTCGCCGCTACCCGGCCTGCGGGCCGGATCCTCGAACTCGGCACCGGAGTAGGCGAGGGCAGCGCCTGGCTTCTCAGCGGCATGGACCACGCCTCCTGCCTAACCACCGTGGAACTCGACCCCACCGTCCAAGGCATCGCCCAAGAGCAGTTGGGCGCCGACCCGCGGGTGACCTTCGTGTCCGCGGACGGCGGCACGTGGCTGGAGGATTTCGACGGCGCGCCCTTCGACCTCATCTTCGCGGACACCTGGCCGGGCAAGTTCACCCATCTCGACCGGGCCCTGGAACTTGTCGCACCCGGCGGGACCTACCTGATCGACGACCTCTTCCCCCAGCCCGGCTGGCCGGAGGGTCACGAGGCCTCCGTCGAACGCCTGCTGGCCGAACTGGACGAACGCGAGGACTTCCGATGCGTCCGCCTGGCATGGGCAAGCGGACTCCTGATGGCGGTGCGCGCAGCCTGA